The sequence below is a genomic window from Glycine max cultivar Williams 82 chromosome 20, Glycine_max_v4.0, whole genome shotgun sequence.
GTCCAAACCTGCCACACAAGACAGTTCAATCCAAATTCAAAAGTTTGGCTCACTGCAAAAACAATcttcaccaaaaaaacaaaatcttaagtcAGAAACAAAATGCTAGGCCTAAAAAATCCACAGTTATTCTTTATTGGAGGCAATACATAGCTGCATGCCTAAGACTCAGAACTCAAAGTCGAAACCACTGGTTAAGCTAGAATAACCCCACGTCAATTGATCCAAGCATTCAATGGTAATCAAAATTTCATGTTATCAACACATATACTTTAacacactttttcttttaacacaTTCTCTATTGTTCTGTactattaatcaaaatttattgagAACTGAAAAATTACGAGTAAATCTCATTAAGTAAGGTGTAAGAAGACCTAGAGGatttaatattaaaagataGAGGGGTTTTGACTTACCATTCTATAACTTGTTGAATTTTGGGAGCAATTTCTTCAACCTGCaacaacatttttattaatatttcaaatatatacaACAAAAAGCACATTAATagtttgaaagaaaatgaaataacagAAAGCAAAGAAGACCTCGTTTGGGGTAAGTGAAATTTGAGCAGTTTTTGCCAAACGAGGCAAATCCGGGGGTGGAAGAGAGGAGCAAGCGGTGGTTGATGAGAAGCTCTGAAATTTCACCAACTTGGGGTGGACGCTAACCGTTACCTTTGGGAAGAAACTGCTTCTATGCCAAACTGCGTTTGCAGTTAACGAAGCTCCTCTCAGCAACCCTTTGCTAGTCATCTTCGTATTATTCCTTATCCCTAACCTATGAGGTTGtttaagaaaacattttaattttcaattcggTCCCTAAAGAAAGTCAATATTCTCGAAACAGTTCTTCTATAAATAcgtcattctattttttttctttttcccatttttaatttttcattcgcAAGAGCACGAAGAGAGCGTCGTCGTCTTCGCTATGTCGCGACAGAGATCCAGAAGAGCCGAACTACCTCCCGCTCAGGAGGTACGTAAAATCTGCGATCCATCAACTTTGCATCTTCGTTTTCCAGATTCATCTAAACAAAacgattttcttcttttttaattaaaaaaaatcgccCGAACGATATTCTAATTTTCTGTATTGCATTGGCTGAAAATGAATGTGTTTTGACCTATCAGTGATGGTGCTTCTTAGTTTATTCCTTCGGAAAATTAgtgttttgatttgtttttatttatgaggattttgtttttcttggtgAGCTCTGAGGTTTCTATTTCAAAAATATGCAAATTTTTGTGATATGAACTCTTAGTAGAGGTGCATCTGCTTTATtatatgtattttctttttttgtaaaatagcATGATTGTTGTGTTTGGAAGTGCAGAATATTGAAAAATTGGAGAAAGTTGTAAACGATGGAAATTATTATGGAGCTCAGCAAATGTACAAATCCGTTAGTGCCAGGTTTACACAGTTTCTTACTGTACCTATTCTTCAAGAGAAATGTACACTGTCTACATTGTATTCTTCATTGGATCTTCGATGTGAAATGCTACTTCAAATCACAAGTAGTTAGTTTTTGCATAGCTATTTCTTTGGTCTACAACTACATGCTTTATGAAATTAGCTCATATAGTAAAAGTCACAAACTAGGAATATCAGATCAGTGAAATAGTGAGGCATAGTTTATCATTTGGGGCTCCTGAGAAGAACAATTTTAGCGTTGACGCAAGAGAGGATTTAACATAGAGGATAGCGATACCATAACTTTTCATATCATATCTATTTTTTAGGGGCAGCTGGATAGTGTAATTTAATGCAGTGCTGCATTTTGGTATTTTTGGTGAATACTGAGTTTGTCTGGATTTAGAGTTTTAGGAGTAAAGAAGGCAAGGTTATTTGCAATGTTGTTAAATAGCCGATATAGACTTATAGCTCTGCCATAACATGTGGTGTTTTTTGACCCCTCCACCA
It includes:
- the LOC100804709 gene encoding glutamyl-tRNA(Gln) amidotransferase subunit C, chloroplastic/mitochondrial, producing the protein MTSKGLLRGASLTANAVWHRSSFFPKVTVSVHPKLVKFQSFSSTTACSSLPPPDLPRLAKTAQISLTPNEVEEIAPKIQQVIEWFGQLQGIDLESVEPSIRAETENNLRGNAPETFDHRDALIASVPSYEEPYIKVPRVLSMD